The nucleotide window TCTTTATTATCTTTACGGTACATCGGAATAGCAAAACCAATCACAACTCCTGCCAGCGTCGCATGTACGCCTGATTTTAATACCGCGACCCATAGCAAGGCGCCAACGATCAAATACGGCGTTAAACTCATCACATTATAACGATGCATCAGCCACAACACGCTAATGCAAGCACACGCGAGGGTCAGTGAGAGTACCGACATATCTGCGGTATAAAATAAAGCGATGATAATGATCACGCCTAAATCATCCATAATAGCCAATGCCAGTAAGAATATTTTTAAATTAACTGGTACCCGTTTTCCCAATAACGATAATACGCCTAACGCAAACGCAATATCCGTAGCGGCAGGAATTGCCCAGCCTTTTACAGCCTCGGGATCAGCACCATTAAAGCTTAAATACACCAATGCCGGTGCAAACATACCACCAGCGGCAGCAATGATAGGAAACAGTGATTTTTTACGACTCGCCAGCGCCCCTTCAACCAATTCTTGCTTTACTTCAAGCCCGATTAATAAGAAAAATACCGCCATCAAGCCATCATTAATCCAATGGCTGAATGACTTATTAATATCAATATCAGCGACTCGTACTTGCATTTCGGTATGTAAAAAACTCAGATACAACTCTGAGAATGGCGAGTTAGCCACGATCATCGCTAATACGGCCGCGATAATCAGTAATACGCCACCTGATGACTCAGTGCGTAAGAATTGCGTTAACGATTTATACAAATCAGCCTCCTTGCTTGCTATTAGGTATTCGTATTTTGATAAATAATCAAAAACATCAACCACATAAATTTAGTATAGAAAATTCACAAAGATTTAACCTTAAAATTTGTCAATTTCGTTATATTGGTATGTATTAATTATTTTAACCATACTATTTAGGTAATTATTAATGCCATTACGCACCCAGCAACAGCCATCTTTACCCGAACTCGTGCAGTTAGAAAAATTGATAGCACTCGGTGGTACACACTTG belongs to Moritella sp. F3 and includes:
- the nhaA gene encoding Na+/H+ antiporter NhaA, yielding MYKSLTQFLRTESSGGVLLIIAAVLAMIVANSPFSELYLSFLHTEMQVRVADIDINKSFSHWINDGLMAVFFLLIGLEVKQELVEGALASRKKSLFPIIAAAGGMFAPALVYLSFNGADPEAVKGWAIPAATDIAFALGVLSLLGKRVPVNLKIFLLALAIMDDLGVIIIIALFYTADMSVLSLTLACACISVLWLMHRYNVMSLTPYLIVGALLWVAVLKSGVHATLAGVVIGFAIPMYRKDNKDDVENPHSPAKTLARWLHPWTKYYILPLFAFANAGVSLTNIQLSDITSALPIGVALGLFIGKPLGIFTISWLAVKFKIATLPEGVNFKQVFAVSVLCGIGFTMSMFITSLAFTDPVMADLARLGILIGSTLAAVFGYYLLACATTAKNDVDIKEKAVG